The Lolium rigidum isolate FL_2022 chromosome 1, APGP_CSIRO_Lrig_0.1, whole genome shotgun sequence region AAATCTTTGACACTTTCTTATCTGGATATAGGAGGGTATTTGGTTTTAGAGAGCAAGCAGtatgacaaaaaaaaaaaccatactTCTTTGTATTCCTCGCCTGCTAATAATTCAATTTCTAATGCTCTTTGAAAACATCCAGATGTAGACTGCATTCAAGGTTTGTCGTTATGGCGTGAAAGTGCATCGGTTATCAATGACGAACTATTTAAGGGTTATAGACAAGATAGAACAGGTGGAGCAGACAAGTCGAATGAATTTTCTGCAGGTACTTGCTGGTCCAGTTCCATGAAGTGTTAGCATTGACTCTTTTTATACTCTGTATAAAACGCCTTTCTTCACAGGTTACGACTTCTTGAACACAAATAGGAATAGTCTTGCCATTAGCATTTGGTACAACTCTACCTATAGCAATGATACTGCATTTTCTGAAATTGGATTATTACGAGTGCCACGCTTGGTGAACATGGTATGTGAATTGAACTACTACTCAACTTTCTTATGTGATTTTCATTGGTATTTCAACTATTATAACAAGGTGTAATATCTTTCATATAGGCTTCCAACGCATACATCAAACTTCTCAGAGGAAGTGGAGTGGAAATGCTGCTTGAATTTGTTAAAGATATGCCCAAAGTTGGGACAAAATTAAAATTTGACCTGTCTTCTCTTCTTGGTGCACTATTCTTCACATGGATCGTTGAACTACTCTTTCCAGTGAGTATGAGGCACAACTTTCGTAAGTAAGTTAACGCAAATGGATAAAATGATGAGTTGGTACAATTCTTTTTGCAGGTTATACTAACATATCTTGTGTATGAGAAGCAACAGAAGCTGAAAATCATGATGAAGATGCATGGTCTGAAGGAGCGTCCGTACTGGATGATAACTTATTCGTACTTCTTTGCTCTATCAGCTGTCTATATGATTGTATTCATCGTATTTGGATCCTTGATAGGTAATTATATCGAAATATCATGAAGAAGTTGCATGTTTTCAAGTTTTTATCATCAATTTACTCTCCTTAAAATGGTTTTATCCTGTACAGGTCTGCGTTTCTTTACAGCAAATGACTACAGCATTCAGATTGTTTTCTACTTCATCTACATAAATCTGCAGATTGCACTCGCTTTTTTTACTGCGTCCTTCTTTTCTTCTGTCAAAATCGCCACAGGTTCGTCTAAAAAAATTAATATCTAAAGTAAAAAAGGCAGTGCATATAATATTCTGTGATTAATCTGGAATTATGCTGCTGCAGTGGTTGGTTACATCTATGTATTTGGTTCTGGTTTACTAGGGGCATTTCTTCTGCGTTTCTTTATTCAGGATAAAGGTTTCCCGAGTAAGTTTCTTTCTTATTTATGCTTGACAACTCTCTTTACATCATAAGCATGATAGGATATTTTTCCCCCATACACAGAGGGTTGGATAGTAGTCTTGGAGATCATCCCTGGATTTTCACTTTACCGAGGGTTATACGAGTTTGGTCAATATGCATTCTCTGGAACTGCAATGGGCACCGACGGTATGAAGTGGGCTAATTTGAGTGACTCAGAGAATGGAATGCGTACTGTATTGATTATCATGGTTGTTGAATGGGCAATACTACTCCCATTGGCATTTTATTTGGATCAAGTCTCATCATTGGGTGGTGGACTCCGGAAAAGATTTCTAAGCTCATTGAAATGCTTTAAAAAACGAGCTGTATCTTTGCGGAGGCATAGCTTTGGGCGGATAGGATCTAAAGTAATACTTGAAATGGAGAACCCCGACGCTACTCAAGAAGTAGGTTAATCCCTTGCATATTTCTGAAAGATGCCTGTTCATTTTATAGGGGGAGGCTCTGCAATATATGCATTTTATTGATAATTCATTTCTTATTATGCTCAGAGAGAGGTGGTTGAGCAGCTTTTGCTGGAACCCACTGCAAACCATGCTATTCTATGTGATAACATAAAGAAAGTTTACCATGGAAAAGATGGAAACCCTGACAAGCTTGCAGTTCGTGGGTTATCTCTTGCCCTCCCAAAAGGCCAATGTTTCGGAATGCTCGGCCCGAATGGGGCTGGGAAAACATCCTTCATTAGTATGGTATACAATGACAAGACATAGTGTGTTCATTTTTTGGCAAAGGTAGCCAATATATTTAGTCGTTACTGATATATTTTCCATTTTCCCGCTGCAGATGATTGGGCTCATTCAACCTACATCTGGCACTGCTTATGTACATGGAATGGATATACGGACTGACATGAAAGATATCTACACAAATATGGGTGTTTGCCCACAACACGAGTAAGGACTTCATCCAAAGTTTGTATACCTCTCCAGGCACAGTACGTTGCAGAGATGCTAATGCTTTTTTGATATTTAGCTTACTTTGGGAGACATTGACGGGAAGAGAGCATCTCTTGTTTTATGGGAGACTGAAGAATCTTAAAGGCGCTGAGTTACTGAAGGTACAATTCTGCAATTTTGTATTTGTGCAACAATGTATATTATTGTTTATTGCATTCTGAAATGCGGTTCTGTATGTTCATGGTTCTGTCATCCAGTAACGGTTCTGATCATAATATCCATGATGCATCAATATTTGAACTGTAAACATATGTTGTGCTGTCAGGCAACTGATGACTCTCTGAAGAGTGTTAACCTATTCAATGGCGGTGTCGGCGATAAGCAAGTGGGGAAGTACAGTGGGGGCATGAAACGGAGGCTCAGTGTTGCGATCTCCTTAATTGGGGACCCCAAAGTACTAATCTTGTTCCTGATATGTTCTCAGCTGCACAACATATAATGGAGCCTGCGACTGAAaattgcatatatatatatatttaggtTGTTTTCATGGATGAGCCAAGCACTGGACTAGATCCAGCATCAAGAAATAACCTGTGGAGTGTTGTGAAAGAAGCAAAGAAGAACCGTGCCATTATTCTTACAAGTATTTAACTTTCCTAACAATCTGTCTTTGTTGCTTCGATAGTTCCATTTTGAttcatcgtgtatgttttttgacAGCACATTCAATGGAAGAGGCAGAGGTATTATGTGATAGGCTCGGTATTTTTGTTGATGGTGGTTTCCAATGCATTGGAAACGCAAAAGAGGTAACTTACCTATTTACCTCTATGAAGCACATAACTACATTTTGTGTAGCTGTCATACTTTAGTAACACTTGCAATAATTTCCACTGCAACGTTCTGCAGCTGAAAGGAAGATATGGTGGAACCTACGTGTTCACAATGACAACATCTTCGGAACATGAACAGGAGGTTGAACAGCTGGTTCGCCGTTTGTCGCCAAGTGCAAACAGGATATATCACATATCTGGAACACAGAAATTTGAGCTGCCAAAGCAGGAGGTGAAGATAGCAGACGTTTTCCGTGAAGTTGAGAATGCAAAAAGCCGTTTCAGCATACATGCTTGGGGCCTCGCTGACACCACTTTGGAGGATGTCTTCATTAAGGTTGCCAAGGGAGCACAAGCATTCAATGAGAACGCGTAACTAGTAGGATATCCGATTTATAGGTGATTATTATTTTTTCCTTTGTCAAGAAATGTATGGTGTATGATGCCTGTTTGAACTTTGCTGTATTTTTGCTTAGTATGTCTCTTGAGGTGTAAATTTAGTATCTTATAGCTGAATAACTCAAATTAACTTGTAAATTTGGCAAATAGAATGTACCACATATGTCCATATGTTGTATAATTTAGAAAAtcgaaatacctttttaccctaaaCCTTTATGACCGTTTGAACTGAAATAGTCATCTCTTCATCATCGGGTGTTTCGCAGATGCTTTTGGTTGAGgggggatacctcataccatgcTTCATTTTGACTGCAAAACACAGAAATAATCATGCTGCCTCTGGATAGCAGGTGTTCATTTTAATTGGGCAGCCGATGTCATGCTATTGCAGAATAAAGAATTGCAATGCTGTTCTCTTGGAATAGGCCTCATTTTTCTGTACATTGACGGTATCTGTTGATATTTTTCAAGATCTCCTGGTGAGCTGAAGTTGGAAGCGAACTAGCATAGAGAATCGGAACTCGGATTGCGTAATATAATTCAGTTTTGATTTGAGATGCGCCTAGGCTTGACCAGGTTTGAGGTTAGTACCTTGTAATGCACAAAGAAAAAAAATATCGCTGCCGTCAGCAAAGAAACGGCTAGCTTAATTGTGTATGTATGGGGATCAGAAATCGAATCCCCTTGGTTTGCTTGAGAGACAAGCATCTCAAATTTCGAGATCTGAACTTTTTCCTTGGAGATTCGACATAACAGTCACTTCATCGCAGTAGGAGTGTAGAACGCAGCTAGTGTCTTCACTAAGGGCAAAACACGACTTTGCCGTGTGGGCAAAATGCACGGTAAAGACCTCTCGGAAGACGGCAAAGTAATCGCTGTGTCCCAGAACACGGCAAAGCgaagacggcgaaaaacggcccggCAAAACACATTGATGTGTGCCTTTCTATCCGAAACACGGCAAATCCTTTGCCGTGTGCTCGCTACCAAATGCACGATATGTtatattattaggcaatttccatgtgagattaattaccgaaaacaacatgacagatgcacaagcatacttaaccacacatatcagactaagcatatgcatcagatctgaacatggaacaagtagcagtgcaaggtaggagaggaaaagcacgtacatcgcgaccgggaaggtcgcaccggtagcagcaccaccaccatgagaattgttgatgtcgcccatggtgtagtcagaTCTGTTAatgaagcagtcgaaccggcgaagaggagcacgaacagcagcgagcagtcgcgccgagacgctccccaaaaaccttttcGCCCGTCTCccagtgcaggatctcaacggacggggtttcggagacctgctctcccggacggctgtgcacgaagtcgccgggatggggaagactagagagtagcgcagcaaaagaaACTTCTTCGTGAGAGAGGCAGACTTGAGAGTTCTGGGTGTTAGACTCCAGATCTGTGTCTCCTggcccgaccgcgttgccacgcatAAGAAgctagggacacgcggcgagcatgcacatgcaggtcgacacgtacctaaCTCAGTTGGTGCATCAAGAAAAAATTTAGGCTttgttgagtgtgtctcgaactcgagtcacgaaacgcgacgtgcgtgacgaggcgaggcgggcggaggaggagcgagtgcgcgagggctcattctattctcactcacttggaaggactagaacagcatcccttatataccactccaactcactcccaactagcaatgtgggactaaactttgtcccccaaggctatcCCAAACTGCCAACATGATggaccttgagatttcaggaattgtagactacatgagtTGCATTActaggctgcagcccatctacattcaacattcACGGTTTTCATGCAGTCTTTTGCCGTGTGCCTGGCTTCCAAGAACACGGCAAATGTGCAACATTCGTCGTGTGCCTCGTCGAGAAGAACACGCCTTTGCCTTGCGCCTGAAGATTTGTCGTGTGCCATTCTGGGCCTGACCACGGCAAAAAATACTGCAAAGCCAGGGgacttgcccccccccccctttgccgtgtgcatgccTTGGCCTGAACACGGCAAACATTGCAAGCTTTGCCATATGCCATGACCAGAGACACGACAAAGGCCACTCGGCCTGACCATTTGGTCGCCTTGCGACATGTGGCACCTTTGTCGTGCGTATGCACACGGCTAAGATCACgtcgaatttttttatttttcttttaattCCTGCAGTTCAAACACTAGGCATATATAACAGTTCAAATAAATCACCATATCATCATAGCCGGTGTCACCATATCATCATAACCACATAAATAGAAACAAATAGATCACCATATGGTCCATATATAGTGGTAAAGTCCATAGTGCAAAGTCCATAACAAACACATGAAACAAGTGACATAGTCCATAGTATAGATAACAATATCCCACAAGTCCATAAAGACCATAGACACATATAGTTGGCCACATGTTCACCGCAAACACATAAAGACCATGATGATCAAGGGCTCCACATAACGGCCACGCCGGTGATGATCAAGGGGCATTATGTGGCCCATCCTACAAGTTCCAAATCAAGGGGCATTATGTTGCCCATCCTACAAGTTTCAAATCAAGGGGCATTATGAGACTGGCAAGTCATATGGTTTTGACAAGTTGCAATTTTGACAAGTTCGAACACTAAAGTGAGTGAGGTCAAACTTAGAAGCGAGAGTTACAAATTTTGGAGAACTAGCCTGGAACAGCGCGTGGGCATTACGATTGTTCATGCTTTGCTGACCCGACATAGGAGGCGTCATCGGGCTTTAAAATtgaccttggggcacatggtttgAGCCGCCCACCGAACTCTGTGACTAGAACAATCAAATGGTGAGCATTACCTGACAATAGGTGCAAGACAGTAAGATGGCATATGTACGGACTACTTACCCATGGGAAGGTCAAAGGAGAAGTAGGAGGAATAATCCCGCCATTCGGAATCAAGGAGAGCATCTGGACTCTCATAAGCTCCATCATCTGCTGCAGCTAGGTCGGGACTCGATGTCGCTAGGCCAGCTGCTGCCACTGCTGGCTCACCAGAGAGTACACGTCTCTCCTTTCTTCAGCCACCTCATTCTATGTTGTGTCATTTGTTTTGTCATGATTGTAGATTGGGGAGGAAAAAGAACATACCTGGATCTCCTCTATAGCTATGCTCCAAAGCCGTGGGTGTTTCTCTATACCAGGCTAGGACCTCGTCATGTCCTTTCGGAGGTGGGAGAAACTAATGGTCGCAGGGTCAACATTTCCATCATCAATCCATAAGCGACCGTTCCTCACGTCTTCTCCCGCCGGCATAGCAACCTCGGGGTCAAAGGGGAGACTGCGAGGGTCAGCGTCGTCCCCGTACACATGCTTGAACTTCTCCACGAACTTGGTTCTCCGCACTTGTGATCCTTTATTCACTCACATCGACCCCATCTTAGGATGAGGCTTCTTCCCGGTATGCACATGTTCCCAAAAATCGAAGAAGTTGGGAGCCACGCCTATCTTTTTGGCCTACAAAAGAGAGAGCGTTAATATAAGTGAAGAGGGCATGCGGAGTGAAAAATAtctttgaaagcaagaaataaaGAATTTTCGCACTCACCTCTCTTCTCCTCGAGACCTCGAGAGGGAGCCTGCCCTGGCAGTGTGATCCACCATCCATCACCGCTCGATGGATATGTCCCTCCACGTGCTTCTTCTTGAACTCATCGCTTGTCCGAGTATTTCACCATAGCCGCGTAGAATTTCTTATCGTAACTCACGTACTAAGGAACCACTTacaaaaaaaacacacatattaATGAAACTAGATGCGTTCAACAAGTCAAAAATACACATATGAATGGAAATGCACATATTATTATCTGCATGTACTGCCAATGCTCCATATGCTTCTCTCGGGcttgccactgatacgtctcaaacgtatctataatttttgatgatccatgcttgttttacaccaattcatatatgtttctcttacacttcgttgcacttttacatgattctcggcactaatctattaacaagatgccacagtgttagttccctattttctgcagtttttgtatttcagaaaagttatacatgAAATAttattggaattggacgaaacaaaagccaaactcaATATTTTACCAAAACAGAAGTCTGGAGGGGGGACGAAGTGGCGCCACGagcggccacacctgcccttggcgcgaCCAAGCCTGGGCCCACGCCAatgcatggtgtgggccccccaggcaccccacggacctaaatcctccgcctatttatacatcttctcgggaaaatcctgcatacccgagcctccatccatgaaaagttccatcgcgaccgctattgcagaacccatctcggggggggggTCTCAAgcttcttcccggcaccctgcggagggggaaatcatcgccggaggcatctacattgtcatgcccgcctccgaactgatgcgtgagt contains the following coding sequences:
- the LOC124684255 gene encoding ABC transporter A family member 7-like → HPDVDCIQGLSLWRESASVINDELFKGYRQDRTGGADKSNEFSAGYDFLNTNRNSLAISIWYNSTYSNDTAFSEIGLLRVPRLVNMASNAYIKLLRGSGVEMLLEFVKDMPKVGTKLKFDLSSLLGALFFTWIVELLFPVILTYLVYEKQQKLKIMMKMHGLKERPYWMITYSYFFALSAVYMIVFIVFGSLIGLRFFTANDYSIQIVFYFIYINLQIALAFFTASFFSSVKIATVVGYIYVFGSGLLGAFLLRFFIQDKGFPKGWIVVLEIIPGFSLYRGLYEFGQYAFSGTAMGTDGMKWANLSDSENGMRTVLIIMVVEWAILLPLAFYLDQVSSLGGGLRKRFLSSLKCFKKRAVSLRRHSFGRIGSKVILEMENPDATQEREVVEQLLLEPTANHAILCDNIKKVYHGKDGNPDKLAVRGLSLALPKGQCFGMLGPNGAGKTSFISMMIGLIQPTSGTAYVHGMDIRTDMKDIYTNMGVCPQHDLLWETLTGREHLLFYGRLKNLKGAELLKATDDSLKSVNLFNGGVGDKQVGKYSGGMKRRLSVAISLIGDPKVVFMDEPSTGLDPASRNNLWSVVKEAKKNRAIILTTHSMEEAEVLCDRLGIFVDGGFQCIGNAKELKGRYGGTYVFTMTTSSEHEQEVEQLVRRLSPSANRIYHISGTQKFELPKQEVKIADVFREVENAKSRFSIHAWGLADTTLEDVFIKVAKGAQAFNENA